In Haloplanus rubicundus, one DNA window encodes the following:
- a CDS encoding LSM domain-containing protein yields MGGRPLDVLEASLDEDVTVHLKDGRAFHGLLAGYDQHMNVVLEPVDEVGEGILGEPEIESVDNTTIIRGDNVVTIST; encoded by the coding sequence ATGGGTGGACGACCCCTCGACGTGCTGGAGGCCTCGCTGGACGAGGACGTGACGGTACACCTCAAGGACGGCCGGGCGTTTCACGGCCTCCTCGCCGGCTACGACCAGCATATGAACGTCGTGCTCGAACCGGTCGACGAGGTCGGGGAGGGCATCCTCGGCGAGCCGGAGATCGAGTCGGTCGACAACACAACCATTATACGCGGCGACAACGTCGTGACGATAAGTACATGA
- a CDS encoding 50S ribosomal protein L37e — MTGAGTPSQGKKNKTTHVKCRRCGEKSYHVRKKVCSSCGFGKSAKRRDYEWQSKAGE; from the coding sequence ATGACGGGAGCCGGAACGCCGAGTCAGGGGAAGAAGAACAAGACGACCCACGTCAAATGTCGACGCTGCGGTGAGAAATCCTACCACGTCCGAAAGAAGGTCTGCTCGTCGTGTGGCTTCGGCAAGTCCGCCAAACGCCGCGACTACGAGTGGCAGAGCAAGGCCGGCGAGTAA
- the purF gene encoding amidophosphoribosyltransferase, translating into MAHGRDHRTPNGMTEKCGVVGVSLADRDAARPLYYSLYALQHRGQESAGIVTHDGFQQHSHVEMGLVGDAFDADALDQLNGQAGIGHVRYPTSGGVNACCAQPFSVSFKSGSLGLAHNGNLVNAAEIRSELEALGHAFTSNGDTEVIAHDLARNLLEEDLVRAVKRTMGRIHGSYALTIMHDDAVLGVRDPEGNRPLCIGELDDGYVLASESAAIDTLDGELVRDVAPGELIVLEPDGSGFDSYQLVERDATAHCFFEHVYFARPDSIVDDELVYDVRRELGGELWAESGIDTDVVMPVPDSGRSFASGYAEAANDDGADVEFAEGLMKNRYVGRTFIMPTQDERERAVRLKLNPIKSTVEDKTVTIIDDSIVRGTTSTQLVDLIRDAGAEEVHVRIGAPPIVAPCYMGIDMASRDELIAADKSIDEIREIIGADSLSYLSIDATADVLGRARGDLCLGCVTGEYPYDIEGESTDRDVSRPVVGSESAPADD; encoded by the coding sequence ATGGCACACGGGCGGGATCACCGTACCCCGAACGGGATGACCGAGAAGTGTGGCGTCGTGGGCGTCTCGCTGGCCGACCGCGACGCCGCGCGCCCCCTCTATTACTCCCTGTACGCGCTCCAGCATCGGGGACAGGAGTCCGCGGGCATCGTCACACACGACGGGTTCCAGCAACACAGCCACGTCGAGATGGGGCTGGTCGGCGACGCGTTCGACGCCGACGCCCTCGATCAGCTGAACGGGCAGGCGGGCATCGGTCACGTCCGCTACCCCACTTCGGGCGGCGTCAACGCCTGCTGCGCCCAGCCGTTTTCGGTCTCCTTCAAGTCGGGATCGCTCGGCCTCGCGCACAACGGCAACCTCGTCAACGCCGCAGAGATTCGCTCGGAGCTGGAGGCGCTCGGGCACGCCTTCACCTCCAACGGCGACACCGAGGTGATCGCCCACGACCTCGCGCGCAACCTGCTGGAGGAGGACCTCGTCCGGGCGGTCAAACGGACGATGGGACGCATCCATGGCTCCTACGCCCTGACGATCATGCACGACGACGCCGTCCTCGGGGTACGCGATCCGGAGGGGAATCGCCCGCTCTGTATCGGGGAACTCGACGACGGCTACGTGCTCGCCTCGGAGTCGGCGGCCATCGACACGCTCGACGGCGAACTCGTCCGCGACGTGGCGCCGGGCGAACTGATCGTCCTCGAACCCGACGGGTCGGGGTTCGACTCCTATCAACTCGTCGAGCGCGACGCCACGGCCCACTGCTTTTTCGAACACGTCTACTTCGCCCGCCCGGACTCCATCGTCGACGACGAACTCGTCTACGACGTGCGCCGGGAACTCGGGGGCGAACTCTGGGCCGAGAGCGGCATCGACACGGACGTGGTGATGCCCGTCCCGGACTCCGGGCGCTCCTTCGCCTCCGGCTACGCCGAGGCCGCGAACGACGACGGGGCCGACGTGGAGTTCGCCGAGGGCCTGATGAAAAATCGGTACGTCGGCCGGACGTTCATCATGCCGACACAGGACGAGCGCGAACGCGCCGTCCGGCTGAAGCTCAATCCCATCAAGAGCACCGTCGAGGACAAGACGGTCACCATCATCGACGACAGTATCGTCCGCGGTACCACCTCGACGCAGCTAGTCGATCTGATCCGTGACGCCGGCGCCGAGGAGGTCCACGTCCGCATCGGCGCCCCGCCAATCGTCGCGCCCTGTTACATGGGCATCGACATGGCGAGTCGGGACGAACTCATCGCCGCCGACAAGAGCATCGACGAGATTCGCGAAATCATCGGCGCCGACAGCCTCTCCTATCTCTCCATCGACGCCACCGCGGACGTGCTCGGCCGGGCACGCGGCGACCTCTGTCTCGGCTGTGTGACCGGCGAGTACCCCTACGACATCGAGGGAGAGTCGACCGACCGCGACGTCTCCCGACCCGTCGTCGGGAGCGAATCGGCACCCGCCGACGACTGA
- a CDS encoding halocyanin domain-containing protein, with protein MSEERDARLGRRRLLQAGAGAVGAGLVGAGATGTATAQSGPFGGWMSDVGNYEGVVDATGQSEVTVTVGASGNGGNFAFGPAAVQVDPGTKIIWEWNGEGGQHNVVAEEGGDFSSELTAEAGFTYEQTFDSEGVIKYFCQPHRALGMKGVVVVGSAPEGAEVVSGGGSGGGGGGGGGGSGGGGGSGGGGGSGDGGGGSGGDGGAGLTMSLVVGGSLVAAFLSPIVFGLILLLRDKTGGPAAEAGAEHGDASHED; from the coding sequence ATGAGCGAGGAACGCGACGCTCGGCTGGGACGGCGACGGCTGCTGCAGGCAGGCGCCGGAGCTGTCGGGGCTGGACTGGTGGGTGCGGGGGCGACCGGAACGGCGACGGCTCAGTCCGGCCCGTTCGGCGGGTGGATGAGTGACGTCGGGAACTACGAGGGAGTCGTCGATGCAACCGGACAGAGCGAGGTGACGGTTACCGTTGGCGCGTCTGGGAACGGCGGGAACTTCGCGTTCGGCCCGGCGGCCGTCCAGGTCGATCCGGGGACAAAAATCATCTGGGAGTGGAACGGTGAGGGCGGCCAGCACAACGTCGTCGCCGAGGAAGGTGGTGACTTCTCCAGTGAACTCACCGCCGAAGCTGGCTTCACGTACGAACAGACCTTCGACTCGGAAGGCGTCATCAAGTACTTCTGCCAGCCCCACCGCGCGCTCGGCATGAAAGGCGTCGTCGTCGTCGGGAGCGCTCCCGAGGGCGCCGAAGTCGTCAGTGGTGGCGGTAGTGGCGGTGGCGGTGGCGGCGGTGGCGGCGGTAGCGGCGGTGGCGGCGGTAGCGGCGGTGGCGGCGGTAGCGGCGACGGCGGCGGTGGTAGTGGCGGCGACGGCGGCGCCGGCCTCACGATGTCGCTGGTGGTCGGCGGGTCGCTCGTGGCCGCCTTCCTCTCGCCCATCGTCTTCGGTCTCATTCTGCTGCTCCGGGACAAGACGGGTGGCCCGGCGGCGGAGGCGGGTGCGGAGCACGGCGACGCGAGCCACGAGGACTAA